The proteins below are encoded in one region of Carcharodon carcharias isolate sCarCar2 chromosome 2, sCarCar2.pri, whole genome shotgun sequence:
- the LOC121270331 gene encoding zinc finger protein 639-like, protein MSEHGKRKRRKSLNPSRYSGSESTVEDEEENNPEHSNNSSDSQDLCMAVRPINSVLKGTSKRQCGFDNWSPFNDQESKFNTYHPEQEVSTANKHQDDTTESSVSDGSERRAKSPCSTVLYQHKWPLRKPSCDGLYSCEHCDFNSKYPLELKQHVILRHTDTLPNICPVCKREFLTYNLLHKHLQVHEAEEPNACQLCSYSAENPKELELHVADVHNTEYLYWCEQCNIHFCSTSELHLHLQQHDGDEQYLCQFCEYGTDDAAELHSHVLAEHAYSLMEMNDSSEDGLQGPAGFMSKVSFDRERNFFICQSCGYRSRLYGNVNRHVAIEHARFFPYVCDDCGKGFCNTAEYNKHLNLHSSQEIYLCQYCDYSTEQIANLRAHIDMSHAAALPYKCEMCMLRFASDSELMWHLAKHKQNNELWYQGYDY, encoded by the exons ATGAGTGAGCATGGcaaaaggaagaggaggaagagtttAAATCCCTCGCGTTACTCAG GGTCTGAGTCCACAGttgaagatgaagaagaaaacaaTCCTGAACACTCTAACAATTCAAGCGATTCACAAG ACCTTTGCATGGCAGTGAGACCAATAAACTCTGTTTTGAAAGGAACTAGCAAGAGGCAGTGTGGGTTTGATAACTGGAGCCCTTTTAACGACCAAGAGAGCAAATTTAACACATACCATCCCGAACAAGAAGTTTCAACTgccaacaaacaccaagacgaTACAACAGAAAGTTCAGTTAGCGATGGCTCGGAGAGACGGGCCAAATCCCCTTGCTCGACAGTTCTTTATCAACATAAGTGGCCTCTGCGAAAACCGTCTTGTGATGGGCTGTACAGCTGCGAGCATTGTGACTTCAATAGCAAGTACCCGCTAGAGCTGAAGCAGCATGTTATTCTCAGGCACACGGATACTCTGCCTAACATCTGTCCAGTTTGTAAGCGCGAATTTCTAACGTACAATCTGCTCCACAAGCACTTACAGGTCCATGAGGCAGAAGAGCCAAATGCCTGCCAGTTATGCAGCTACAGTGCTGAAAACCCGAAGGAGCTTGAGTTACATGTGGCAGATGTCCACAACACTGAGTACCTGTACTGGTGtgagcagtgcaacattcactTCTGCAGCACCAGTGAGCTCCATCTTCACTTGCAGCAGCATGATGGTGATGAGCAGTACCTCTGTCAGTTCTGCGAGTATGGcacagatgatgctgctgagctgcacAGCCACGTCCTTGCTGAACATGCGTACAGCCTCATGGAGATGAATGACAGCTCTGAGGATGGACTTCAGGGACCAGCGGGCTTTATGAGTAAAGTGAGCTTTGACCGAGAGAGGAACTTCTTTATCTGTCAGTCATGTGGCTACAGAAGCCGGTTGTATGGCAACGTCAACCGACATGTGGCAATTGAGCATGCACGGTTCTTTCCTTATGTTTGTGACGATTGTGGGAAGGGGTTTTGCAACACAGCTGAATATAACAAACATTTGAACTTGCACTCATCTCAGGAGATCTActtgtgtcagtactgtgattACTCTACTGAGCAAATTGCTAACCTCCGAGCACACATAGACATGAGCCATGCTGCAGCGCTCCCATACAAATGCGAGATGTGCATGTTGAGATTTGCAAGTGACAGTGAGCTCATGTGGCATCTTGCTAAACACAAACAGAACAATGAACTGTGGTATCAGGGATATGATTATTAA